TGCATGTACCCGCGCGTTTCTCGTGGGGGTTGCGGAAGGACTGGATTTCGCGCCGCGGCGGGCACCTATTCCCCGCCGGGCACCTATTCCCCGCCGGCTTCCTCCTCGGGGGCGCCGACCGCCTCCTCCGCGTCGGCTCCCGTCTCCGTGGCGACCCCTTCTTCAGCGGCCTCCTCCGCCGCCTCCTCCGCGGCTTCCTCCGCGGCTTCCTCGGCGTACAGTTCCATCACGGCCCTTGCCGCCTCGCGCACGCGCTTCGGTGTGACCGCGGCCACTATCTCCTCGGGCTTGTTGAGGTACTTCACGCCCTCGAGGCGTGGGAGATCGCCGATACGCAGGTTTTCCTTGAGGTCCAGGTGGGACACGTCCACGGTGATGTGTTCCGGGAGGTCCTTCGGCAGGCACTGCACGTTGACCTCGTAGAGGTAGTGCTGCAGGATGCCGCCCGACCTCACCCCCACGGGTTCGCCCGTGAAGTGCAGGGAGACCACGGCGTGCAGCTCCTCGTCGGCGTGTATCTTCTGCAGGTCCACGTGGAGAATGTGGTCCTTGAGGGGGTCACGCTGTACCTCCTTGACGACCACGGTATGCTCCTCTGAATCGCCC
The genomic region above belongs to Actinomycetota bacterium and contains:
- a CDS encoding 50S ribosomal protein L25, which translates into the protein MQTLLQAARRTDKGKQAAKRMRREGLIPAVLYGHRFDPVLLALEEKPFMAALRRERGLHGLLRLNIAGDSEEHTVVVKEVQRDPLKDHILHVDLQKIHADEELHAVVSLHFTGEPVGVRSGGILQHYLYEVNVQCLPKDLPEHITVDVSHLDLKENLRIGDLPRLEGVKYLNKPEEIVAAVTPKRVREAARAVMELYAEEAAEEAAEEAAEEAAEEGVATETGADAEEAVGAPEEEAGGE